From the Candida dubliniensis CD36 chromosome 2, complete sequence genome, the window TTGATTTGGTTTGAATGGGGAATGTTAGTGTGTGAAATGTTAAATACGACAATCTCACATTAAGTAGGTCCTATTTTAGGTGGTAAGGTATACGGAAATGGACAGAGATTGTGTTTCTTAGATTATAGTTGTAATCAATAAATGTCTCCATTAACAATTGGCTTCTTTGTCATTGGATACTGTCTCGACAAGTAAATGAAATTTACAGATGGGTCAAGATTTTTGCAAAGTAAAGAAAATACTCTCGACGTTGAATCCTTAACTcctttttaatttttagaTCTAATTAGTAAAAAAATCGAAGTTTACTTTtgctgttttttttttttttcctttcccCCTTCGCTTCTCAAATTTAAGTTTTAGttggtatttttttttttttttttgccacTTATCTGGAAAATctttaaaatttttgacACGTTCATTATTGATAAGTTTACAAGTGATACACTGTTGACGTGTTCTGTTTAAAAAGAGTtttgaaatataaatatcacTCAATTGGCGTAGATTATTTCAACTTACAGATATTATTTCTGCTAGcattttgaattgttttatGGAAATACTCTAAACCACGTATatcatgatgatgatttttagAAATACTTTCAAACCCACCTGCATTACTGGAAGAGGATTCCTTAGGTTTAATTCCTCTAGCAGTACAAAACCACCCACTGGGATTGTTTTTATGAATATGGGAGGTCCTTCAAAAGTAGAGGAGACCTATGATTTTTTGTTCAGATTATTTTCCGATGGAGATTTGATTCCCTTTGGAcgttttcaaaatatattgGCTAAATTCATTGCTAAAAGACGTACACCAAAAATTGAGGAGCATTATCGAGAAATTGGTGGGGGTTCTCCTATTAGAAAATGGTCTGAATATCAATGTAAAAAAGTTTGTGAAATTTTAGACAAAACGTCTCCTGAAACTGCTCCACATAAACCCTATGTTGCTTTCAGATACGCCAACCCATTGACTGAAGAAACATTGAATGAGATGAAAAAAGATGGTGTCACCAAGGCAGTGGCCTTTTCCCAATACCCGCAATTCTCATACTCGACATCTGGCTCTTCCATGAATGAATTGTACCGTCAAACATTGATCCATGACCCTGAAAGAACCATTGAATGGTCTTTTATTGACAGATGGCCACAGCAATCAGGCTTGGTGAAAGCGTTTGCCAATAACATCAAAGAAAAGTTGGCTGAGTTCCCGCCACAAGACAGAGACgatattgttattttgttCTCCGCTCATTCTTTACCTATGGAAATTGTCAATTTGGGGGATTCGTATCCTGCAGAAGTAGCCGCAACTGTTTATAAAATCATGGAAGAACTTAAATTTTCTAACCCTTATCGTTTGGTTTGGCAATCCCAAGTAGGTCCAAAGCCATGGTTAGGTGGACAAACTTCTAAGATTATTGACAAGCTTGAAAAAAGAGACGACATCAAGGGTATTGTTTTAGTCCCCGTTGCTTTTACATCTGATCATATTGAAACTTTACATGAATTGGATATTGAAATCTTGGAAGATGCCACAAATCCTCATAAGATAAAGCGTGCTGAATCATTGAACGGTAATGAGACATTTATTGAAGGTTTGGCTGACTTGGTTAAATCTCATTTGAAAAGTGGTGAAAAGTACTCTAAGCAGTTAGAATTGGATTGTATTTTAGGTAGTGATAGAGCTCAAGGGACTTTTAAACATCCAGATGAGATATTTGGAAGCAGGAAACGTTAAATGGTGTACATGGTTATGCAatctgcaaaaaaaaaaaaaaaaaaagaactagGAAAGAAAGAACGCATGctttttatatttaacaatatacattttttattttgattaatcTGAGTATTCATCGTCAGGATCAAATAAGTCTAAGTTAAGATCCACTGGTGGCTGGTTTTGTTCATCTTTCCTCTTACTTGTGTCATATTCACTAGCTGGATGCGGCCTAGAACCTTGTTCATCCTTTgtattttcatttgaaaTTCTGACATCTTCCatgtcatcatcatcgtcattaTTGTCGTTGGATTTGGTTTTAACTTCTTTAGgatcttctttttctatgTCTCCTAATTCATACCGTATTATGTCTTCTGCTTGTAAAGATGCTTGTGCCAACATTCCA encodes:
- a CDS encoding ferrochelatase, putative (transcription is not regulated by iron levels and is not affected by a yfh1 null mutation;~Similar to S. cerevisiae HEM15) — protein: MMMIFRNTFKPTCITGRGFLRFNSSSSTKPPTGIVFMNMGGPSKVEETYDFLFRLFSDGDLIPFGRFQNILAKFIAKRRTPKIEEHYREIGGGSPIRKWSEYQCKKVCEILDKTSPETAPHKPYVAFRYANPLTEETLNEMKKDGVTKAVAFSQYPQFSYSTSGSSMNELYRQTLIHDPERTIEWSFIDRWPQQSGLVKAFANNIKEKLAEFPPQDRDDIVILFSAHSLPMEIVNLGDSYPAEVAATVYKIMEELKFSNPYRLVWQSQVGPKPWLGGQTSKIIDKLEKRDDIKGIVLVPVAFTSDHIETLHELDIEILEDATNPHKIKRAESLNGNETFIEGLADLVKSHLKSGEKYSKQLELDCILGSDRAQGTFKHPDEIFGSRKR